From the genome of Bombus pascuorum chromosome 2, iyBomPasc1.1, whole genome shotgun sequence, one region includes:
- the LOC132916834 gene encoding roquin-1 isoform X2 has product MPIQAPQWTEFLSCPVCCHDFDVAIRGPISLGCGHTICRTCLANLHRKQCPFDQSIINTEIERLPVNEALLQLVGNPVPTNVATAYQKLLPSEDHANYLVAKRCIEELALYLKPCQTNPSLATGVGLVSRPMQRKLVTLVGCQLVEPEGRARAVRAARSLGERSVTELILQHQNPQQLNANLWAAVRARGCQFLGPAMQEEVLKLVLLALEDGSALSRKVLVMFVVQRLESHFPQASKTSIGHVVQLLYRASCFKVSKREGDSSLMQLKEEFRTYEALRREHDAQIVQIATEAGLRIAPDQWSALLYGDTSHKSHMQSIIDKLQTPQSFAQSVQELVIALQRTPDPGQLSSLRPQLELLAAIDPSPETEPPTLTECRAALEAVRTVVAALVEFIQQHGNRKTQDGTHNVGPGQPKYKVSMCRDLALRGSCPRSTNCTFAHSDMELDKYRSKSRKLSLRSSLSGINHSDAKTDKSVTGSNNKTFKQNDDLSYHSIKSHDNTHRESFNSMNKVNPIQHHNPTNENNFIGSLTNYMLPSSQGILPVVPTKNIDVHCSHYIMPNTPVDYTAPNLNIWDSSQLSSNMTNGISNTKKRTVAKTLAMLLQRRMEILNQLETIVNKQVPQMKTNYDIQGDTLSSNFSIWTNTPNNPMVSSTNMNCNNNFRCADPILFDDEFVPFDASSNSKYGPISKLSKNLIRSTNGVQSTNFYADGGTSPTISAYRSMPTTNSITSWYYGNQPYATIGANGGIQAINNSNFGDSYITFGRNISDTSTHTQLPRADSMSKDLILESQKVKQQLRHLEKKINDLKLATQGATFTAGERLAQELQMIEAGIREKEKDVRNWSPYGTVPWIQSSNNLLSSQNFSQDYKTEEEDTYEAGIANDMRELELRWEFELQEQEKHWSSEEDNSKK; this is encoded by the exons ATGCCAATACAGGCACCACAGTGGACTGAATTTCTTTCGTGTCCAGTTTGCTGTCATGACTTTGATGTGGCCATACGTGGCCCAATATCATTAGGATGTGGTCATACCATATGTCGTACGTGCCTTGCAAATTTACATCGTAAACAATGTCCTTTTGATCAg aGTATTATTAATACAGAAATAGAAAGATTGCCAGTAAATGAAGCTTTATTACAATTGGTGGGAAATCCTGTTCCCACAAATGTTGCAACAGCTTATCAAAAATTGCTACCATCTGAAGACCATGCTAATTATTTGGTTGCAAAACGTTGTATTGAGGAACTTGCTCTATATCTCAAACCATGTCAGACAAATCCTTCTTTAGCTACAG GTGTTGGACTTGTTTCTCGACCTATGCAAAGGAAATTGGTAACTTTAGTTGGTTGTCAGTTGGTTGAACCAGAAGGAAGAGCACGTGCAGTAAGGGCAGCTAGAAGTTTGGGTGAAAGATCAGTTACAGAGTTGATACTACAACATCAAAATCCACAACAACTTAATGCTAATCTATGGGCTGCTGTAAGAGCTCGTGGGTGTCAATTTCTTGGGCCAG CAATGCAAGAAGAAGTACTAAAACTTGTTTTATTGGCTTTGGAAGATGGATCTGCTCTTTCTAGGAAAGTATTAGTTATGTTTGTAGTTCAACGTCTAGAATCACATTTTCCTCAAGCTTCTAAAACTAGCATAGGACATGTTGTACAATTGTTGTATAGAGCAAGTTGTTTTAAG GTATCTAAACGAGAAGGAGATTCATCATTAATGCAATTAAAAGAAGAGTTTAGAACATATGAAGCTTTGAGGAGGGAGCATGATGCTCAAATAGTGCAAATTGCGACTGAAGCTGGTTTAAGAATAGCACCTGATCAGTGGTCTGCATTGTTATATGGAGATACAAGCCATAAATCTCATATGCAAAGTATTATAGATAAACTTCAAACTCCACAATCTTTTGCTCAAAGTGTACAAGAATTGGTTATTGCTCTTCAACGTACTCCTGATCCTGGACAATTAAGTAGTCTAAGACCTCAATTAGAATTGCTAGCTGCAATAGATCCTAGCCCAG aaACTGAACCTCCTACATTAACAGAATGTCGAGCAGCATTAGAAGCTGTTAGAACTGTAGTCGCAGCGTTAGTAGAGTTCATTCAACAACACGGTAATCGGAAAACGCAAGATGGTACCCACAATGTAGGTCCTGGTCAACCAAAATATAAAGTGAGCATGTGTCGAGATCTCGCACTTAGAGGCTCTTGTCCTAGGTctactaattgtacatttgctCATAGTGACATGGAACTAGATAA ATATAGATCAAAAAGTCGGAAATTGAGTCTCAGATCAAGTTTATCTGGAATCAACCATTCAGATGCGAAAACAGACAAATCAGTTACTGGATCAAATAATAAGACATTCAAACAAAATGACGATTTATCTTATCATTCCATAAAGTCGCACGATAATACTCATAGGGAAA GCTTTAATTCTATGAACAAAGTTAATCCAATACAACATCACAACCCAACaaatgaaaacaattttatcggATCATTAACGAATTATATGCTACCATCTTCTCAAGGAATATTACCTGTGGTACCGACGAAAAATATTGACGTACATTGTTCTCATTATATTATGCCTAATACACCTGTTGATTACACTGCACCTAATCTTAATATTTGGGATTCGTCGCAGCTTTCATCTAATATGACCAATGGAATATCTAATACTAAAAAG CGAACCGTTGCCAAAACATTGGCGATGTTACTGCAACGCAGGATGGAAATATTAAACCAACTTGAAACGATTGTCAACAAACAAGTGCCACAGATGAAAACG AATTACGACATACAAGGAGACACACTATCATCGAATTTCTCTATATGGACAAACACACCAAATAATCCAATGGTTTCTTCAACAAATATGAATTGCAACAATAATTTCCGATGCGCAGATCCCATTCTATTCGATGATGAATTTGTGCCATTTGATGCATCATCGAATAGTAAATATGGACCAATTTCTAAACTATCCAAAAACTTAATCAg atctACTAATGGCGTACAGTCTACTAATTTCTATGCAGATGGAGGAACATCTCCTACAATATCTGCTTATCGATCTATGCCAACCACAAATTCTATTACGTCTTGGTATTATGGAAATCAAC CTTATGCTACAATAGGCGCAAATGGAGGAATACAGGCTATCAATAACAGTAATTTTGGAGATAGTTACATTACATTTGGTCGTAATATATCCGATACGTCAACGCACACACAACTTCCACGAGCAGATAGTATGTCTAAAGA CTTAATCCTTGAGTCGCAGAAGGTAAAACAACAATTAAGGCATCTTGAGAAGAAGATTAATGACTTGAAG CTTGCCACACAAGGTGCAACTTTTACGGCCGGGGAAAGGTTAGCACAAGAATTACAAATGATTGAAGCTGGCatcagagaaaaagaaaaggacgtACGAAATTGGAGTCCATACGGTACCGTACCTTGGATTCAATCGTCGAACAATTTACTTAGTTCTCAAAATTTCAGTCAGGATTATAAGACCGAAGAA GAAGATACCTACGAAGCAGGTATCGCAAATGATATGCGGGAATTAGAATTACGATGGGAATTCGAACTGCAAGAACAGGAAAAACATTGGTCAAGTGAAGAGGATAATTCTAAGAAATAA
- the LOC132916834 gene encoding roquin-2 isoform X1, which yields MPIQAPQWTEFLSCPVCCHDFDVAIRGPISLGCGHTICRTCLANLHRKQCPFDQSIINTEIERLPVNEALLQLVGNPVPTNVATAYQKLLPSEDHANYLVAKRCIEELALYLKPCQTNPSLATGVGLVSRPMQRKLVTLVGCQLVEPEGRARAVRAARSLGERSVTELILQHQNPQQLNANLWAAVRARGCQFLGPAMQEEVLKLVLLALEDGSALSRKVLVMFVVQRLESHFPQASKTSIGHVVQLLYRASCFKVSKREGDSSLMQLKEEFRTYEALRREHDAQIVQIATEAGLRIAPDQWSALLYGDTSHKSHMQSIIDKLQTPQSFAQSVQELVIALQRTPDPGQLSSLRPQLELLAAIDPSPETEPPTLTECRAALEAVRTVVAALVEFIQQHGNRKTQDGTHNVGPGQPKYKVSMCRDLALRGSCPRSTNCTFAHSDMELDKYRSKSRKLSLRSSLSGINHSDAKTDKSVTGSNNKTFKQNDDLSYHSIKSHDNTHRESFNSMNKVNPIQHHNPTNENNFIGSLTNYMLPSSQGILPVVPTKNIDVHCSHYIMPNTPVDYTAPNLNIWDSSQLSSNMTNGISNTKKQRTVAKTLAMLLQRRMEILNQLETIVNKQVPQMKTNYDIQGDTLSSNFSIWTNTPNNPMVSSTNMNCNNNFRCADPILFDDEFVPFDASSNSKYGPISKLSKNLIRSTNGVQSTNFYADGGTSPTISAYRSMPTTNSITSWYYGNQPYATIGANGGIQAINNSNFGDSYITFGRNISDTSTHTQLPRADSMSKDLILESQKVKQQLRHLEKKINDLKLATQGATFTAGERLAQELQMIEAGIREKEKDVRNWSPYGTVPWIQSSNNLLSSQNFSQDYKTEEEDTYEAGIANDMRELELRWEFELQEQEKHWSSEEDNSKK from the exons ATGCCAATACAGGCACCACAGTGGACTGAATTTCTTTCGTGTCCAGTTTGCTGTCATGACTTTGATGTGGCCATACGTGGCCCAATATCATTAGGATGTGGTCATACCATATGTCGTACGTGCCTTGCAAATTTACATCGTAAACAATGTCCTTTTGATCAg aGTATTATTAATACAGAAATAGAAAGATTGCCAGTAAATGAAGCTTTATTACAATTGGTGGGAAATCCTGTTCCCACAAATGTTGCAACAGCTTATCAAAAATTGCTACCATCTGAAGACCATGCTAATTATTTGGTTGCAAAACGTTGTATTGAGGAACTTGCTCTATATCTCAAACCATGTCAGACAAATCCTTCTTTAGCTACAG GTGTTGGACTTGTTTCTCGACCTATGCAAAGGAAATTGGTAACTTTAGTTGGTTGTCAGTTGGTTGAACCAGAAGGAAGAGCACGTGCAGTAAGGGCAGCTAGAAGTTTGGGTGAAAGATCAGTTACAGAGTTGATACTACAACATCAAAATCCACAACAACTTAATGCTAATCTATGGGCTGCTGTAAGAGCTCGTGGGTGTCAATTTCTTGGGCCAG CAATGCAAGAAGAAGTACTAAAACTTGTTTTATTGGCTTTGGAAGATGGATCTGCTCTTTCTAGGAAAGTATTAGTTATGTTTGTAGTTCAACGTCTAGAATCACATTTTCCTCAAGCTTCTAAAACTAGCATAGGACATGTTGTACAATTGTTGTATAGAGCAAGTTGTTTTAAG GTATCTAAACGAGAAGGAGATTCATCATTAATGCAATTAAAAGAAGAGTTTAGAACATATGAAGCTTTGAGGAGGGAGCATGATGCTCAAATAGTGCAAATTGCGACTGAAGCTGGTTTAAGAATAGCACCTGATCAGTGGTCTGCATTGTTATATGGAGATACAAGCCATAAATCTCATATGCAAAGTATTATAGATAAACTTCAAACTCCACAATCTTTTGCTCAAAGTGTACAAGAATTGGTTATTGCTCTTCAACGTACTCCTGATCCTGGACAATTAAGTAGTCTAAGACCTCAATTAGAATTGCTAGCTGCAATAGATCCTAGCCCAG aaACTGAACCTCCTACATTAACAGAATGTCGAGCAGCATTAGAAGCTGTTAGAACTGTAGTCGCAGCGTTAGTAGAGTTCATTCAACAACACGGTAATCGGAAAACGCAAGATGGTACCCACAATGTAGGTCCTGGTCAACCAAAATATAAAGTGAGCATGTGTCGAGATCTCGCACTTAGAGGCTCTTGTCCTAGGTctactaattgtacatttgctCATAGTGACATGGAACTAGATAA ATATAGATCAAAAAGTCGGAAATTGAGTCTCAGATCAAGTTTATCTGGAATCAACCATTCAGATGCGAAAACAGACAAATCAGTTACTGGATCAAATAATAAGACATTCAAACAAAATGACGATTTATCTTATCATTCCATAAAGTCGCACGATAATACTCATAGGGAAA GCTTTAATTCTATGAACAAAGTTAATCCAATACAACATCACAACCCAACaaatgaaaacaattttatcggATCATTAACGAATTATATGCTACCATCTTCTCAAGGAATATTACCTGTGGTACCGACGAAAAATATTGACGTACATTGTTCTCATTATATTATGCCTAATACACCTGTTGATTACACTGCACCTAATCTTAATATTTGGGATTCGTCGCAGCTTTCATCTAATATGACCAATGGAATATCTAATACTAAAAAG CAGCGAACCGTTGCCAAAACATTGGCGATGTTACTGCAACGCAGGATGGAAATATTAAACCAACTTGAAACGATTGTCAACAAACAAGTGCCACAGATGAAAACG AATTACGACATACAAGGAGACACACTATCATCGAATTTCTCTATATGGACAAACACACCAAATAATCCAATGGTTTCTTCAACAAATATGAATTGCAACAATAATTTCCGATGCGCAGATCCCATTCTATTCGATGATGAATTTGTGCCATTTGATGCATCATCGAATAGTAAATATGGACCAATTTCTAAACTATCCAAAAACTTAATCAg atctACTAATGGCGTACAGTCTACTAATTTCTATGCAGATGGAGGAACATCTCCTACAATATCTGCTTATCGATCTATGCCAACCACAAATTCTATTACGTCTTGGTATTATGGAAATCAAC CTTATGCTACAATAGGCGCAAATGGAGGAATACAGGCTATCAATAACAGTAATTTTGGAGATAGTTACATTACATTTGGTCGTAATATATCCGATACGTCAACGCACACACAACTTCCACGAGCAGATAGTATGTCTAAAGA CTTAATCCTTGAGTCGCAGAAGGTAAAACAACAATTAAGGCATCTTGAGAAGAAGATTAATGACTTGAAG CTTGCCACACAAGGTGCAACTTTTACGGCCGGGGAAAGGTTAGCACAAGAATTACAAATGATTGAAGCTGGCatcagagaaaaagaaaaggacgtACGAAATTGGAGTCCATACGGTACCGTACCTTGGATTCAATCGTCGAACAATTTACTTAGTTCTCAAAATTTCAGTCAGGATTATAAGACCGAAGAA GAAGATACCTACGAAGCAGGTATCGCAAATGATATGCGGGAATTAGAATTACGATGGGAATTCGAACTGCAAGAACAGGAAAAACATTGGTCAAGTGAAGAGGATAATTCTAAGAAATAA